In a genomic window of Corynebacterium coyleae:
- a CDS encoding DivIVA domain-containing protein: protein MYRVFEALDELVQTMEQAYGVPMTSNCMVPRNEMLALLDDLRNALPGDLDDAQDVLDKQDEILRGAQERADVLVGDAEEDARRIVSDAQAESETVLSDAQDHATRLVSGAEEESNMMITRARDIAETTINSAQREADHLVETGNEEYQRSVDQGLKEQKRLISESEVMRRADEEAHRLVEDAHAESSRLRAECDDYVDSKLAEFEETLNTVLRTVSTDRSALRRGAGVSGADRARRGQGEADEY, encoded by the coding sequence ATGTACCGCGTTTTTGAAGCCCTCGATGAGTTAGTGCAGACGATGGAGCAGGCCTACGGCGTGCCGATGACCTCCAACTGCATGGTGCCCCGCAATGAGATGCTCGCTCTTCTCGACGACCTCCGCAACGCCCTGCCCGGCGATCTAGACGACGCCCAGGACGTTCTGGACAAGCAGGACGAAATCCTGCGCGGGGCCCAGGAACGCGCCGACGTTCTCGTTGGCGACGCCGAAGAGGACGCCCGTCGCATCGTTTCCGACGCCCAAGCCGAATCGGAGACGGTGCTGTCGGACGCCCAGGACCACGCAACTCGACTCGTCTCGGGCGCCGAGGAAGAGTCGAACATGATGATCACCCGCGCTCGCGACATTGCAGAAACCACCATCAACAGTGCTCAGCGCGAAGCCGATCACCTTGTGGAAACCGGCAACGAGGAATACCAGCGCTCCGTCGACCAGGGCCTGAAGGAGCAGAAGCGCTTGATCTCCGAGTCTGAGGTCATGCGTCGCGCAGACGAAGAGGCACATCGCCTCGTCGAAGACGCACACGCTGAATCCTCCCGCCTGCGCGCAGAGTGCGACGACTATGTCGACTCCAAGCTCGCAGAGTTCGAGGAGACCCTCAACACCGTGCTGCGCACTGTCTCCACCGACCGCTCCGCGCTGCGTCGTGGGGCGGGCGTCTCCGGTGCAGACCGCGCTCGCCGTGGCCAGGGTGAAGCCGACGAGTACTAG
- the gdhA gene encoding NADP-specific glutamate dehydrogenase: MSAIDQEVASFYDRVLERNAGEPEFHQAVAEVLDSLKIVLEKDPHYADYGLIERLCEPERQIIFRVPWIDDDNNVRVNRGFRVQFNSALGPYKGGLRFHPSVNLGIIKFLGFEQIFKNSLTGLPIGGGKGGSDFDPKGKSDAEIMRFCQSFMTELWRHIGEYRDVPAGDIGVGGREIGFLFGQYRRLVDQHESGVLTGKGLTWGGSLVRKEATGYGAVYFTDEMMRTNGESIDGARVIVSGSGNVATYAIKKAQALGATVVGFSDSSGWVETPNGVDTELLIDIKENRRGRVSDYVAEATGATYHTDGSIWDLEADVALPCATQNELNGEHAQRLVDNGVKYVAEGANMPSTHEATEVFRANKVSFGPGKAANAGGVATSALEMQQNASRDSWSFEYTDDRLQRIMSNIFKTAARTAEQYDRAGDYVVGANIAGFKKVADAMLAQGVI; this comes from the coding sequence ATGAGTGCAATCGACCAGGAAGTTGCGAGTTTTTACGACAGGGTGCTCGAGCGAAACGCGGGAGAACCCGAGTTCCACCAAGCAGTTGCCGAGGTGCTCGACTCGCTGAAGATCGTCCTGGAAAAAGACCCGCACTACGCCGACTACGGCCTCATCGAGCGCCTCTGCGAGCCGGAGCGTCAGATCATCTTCCGCGTCCCGTGGATCGACGATGACAACAACGTGCGCGTCAACCGTGGCTTCCGTGTCCAGTTCAACTCCGCACTTGGCCCCTACAAGGGCGGTCTGCGATTCCACCCGAGCGTGAACCTGGGCATCATCAAATTCCTTGGCTTTGAACAGATCTTCAAAAACTCGCTCACCGGTCTGCCCATCGGCGGCGGCAAAGGCGGGTCCGACTTCGACCCGAAGGGCAAGTCCGACGCCGAAATCATGCGCTTCTGCCAATCCTTCATGACTGAACTGTGGCGCCACATCGGCGAATACCGCGACGTCCCCGCGGGTGACATCGGCGTGGGTGGGCGCGAAATCGGCTTCCTGTTTGGCCAGTACCGCCGCCTGGTGGACCAGCACGAGTCGGGCGTGCTCACCGGTAAGGGGCTGACATGGGGTGGCTCCCTCGTGCGCAAGGAAGCCACGGGCTACGGCGCTGTGTACTTCACCGACGAAATGATGCGTACCAACGGCGAATCCATTGACGGTGCACGCGTGATTGTCTCCGGCTCCGGCAACGTTGCCACCTATGCGATCAAGAAGGCGCAGGCGCTTGGTGCAACTGTCGTTGGCTTCTCCGACTCCTCCGGTTGGGTGGAGACCCCGAATGGGGTTGATACTGAGCTCCTGATCGACATCAAGGAAAACCGTCGCGGACGCGTTTCCGACTATGTCGCAGAAGCCACCGGGGCGACCTACCACACCGACGGCTCCATTTGGGACCTCGAAGCTGACGTGGCGTTGCCGTGCGCAACCCAAAATGAGCTCAACGGCGAGCATGCCCAACGCCTCGTCGACAACGGTGTGAAGTACGTCGCGGAGGGCGCCAATATGCCGTCCACGCACGAAGCGACCGAGGTCTTCCGGGCTAATAAGGTCTCTTTCGGCCCAGGTAAAGCGGCTAATGCCGGTGGTGTTGCTACCTCTGCGCTGGAGATGCAGCAAAACGCTTCCCGTGACTCCTGGTCCTTCGAATACACCGACGACCGTCTGCAGCGCATCATGTCCAACATCTTCAAGACCGCGGCACGAACCGCAGAGCAATATGACCGCGCGGGCGACTATGTTGTGGGCGCAAATATCGCTGGGTTTAAAAAGGTTGCCGACGCGATGCTGGCGCAAGGCGTGATTTAG
- a CDS encoding flavin reductase family protein — translation MVDQQTFKVAMSQVAAAVAIVTTGTQASAHGTTVSAFMSLSLEPPMVLVSLDQKSSLLARLEIGSPIGINVLSTEQNELARRFADKLEDRFAGVDWRIADGAPKLAGDHTWIAGNVSRIIEAGDHFLVLVDVTATEVTANCPLLYWQREFGTHGPIQPGEVQTKSIEG, via the coding sequence ATGGTTGATCAGCAGACGTTCAAAGTCGCGATGTCCCAGGTTGCCGCTGCAGTTGCCATTGTGACGACAGGGACGCAAGCATCGGCACACGGCACAACGGTCAGCGCATTCATGTCACTTTCTCTCGAACCACCGATGGTGCTGGTCTCGCTAGACCAGAAGTCATCGCTGCTCGCGAGGTTGGAGATCGGCTCACCGATCGGTATCAACGTGCTGTCCACCGAACAGAACGAGTTGGCGCGCAGGTTCGCTGACAAGCTCGAGGATCGTTTCGCGGGGGTGGATTGGCGCATTGCCGACGGCGCACCGAAACTTGCCGGCGACCACACCTGGATCGCCGGCAACGTTAGCCGCATCATCGAAGCAGGGGACCACTTCCTCGTCTTGGTTGACGTCACTGCCACCGAAGTTACCGCAAACTGCCCGCTGCTGTACTGGCAACGCGAGTTTGGCACCCACGGGCCAATCCAACCCGGAGAGGTACAGACCAAATCCATAGAGGGGTAG
- a CDS encoding YceD family protein produces MANNPFVFDVSGVLKGDGLPETLTQTGPSPSRIGPEMIAIPEGREVKIEATLTPLGSGIMVDATLTAEFVGQCVRCLKDLTPTETLQISEVFSTSDDFITGDAEEEEDRGSGDEIARVEGDTVDLEQAFVNEAGLNLPFNPTCQPECAGDTDVPVPDGVSGEENNLVDPRWADLEKFL; encoded by the coding sequence ATGGCTAACAATCCTTTCGTATTTGATGTTTCCGGCGTCCTCAAAGGCGATGGACTGCCGGAAACCCTGACGCAGACGGGGCCATCCCCGTCGCGTATCGGCCCGGAAATGATCGCTATTCCTGAAGGCCGAGAGGTCAAGATAGAAGCCACCCTGACCCCACTTGGCTCCGGCATCATGGTCGATGCGACCCTGACTGCCGAATTTGTAGGCCAGTGTGTGCGCTGCCTTAAAGATCTGACCCCCACCGAAACGCTCCAGATCTCCGAAGTGTTTTCCACTTCAGATGATTTCATCACCGGAGACGCAGAGGAAGAAGAAGACCGTGGCTCGGGGGACGAAATTGCCCGTGTCGAAGGCGATACTGTCGACCTAGAGCAAGCGTTTGTGAACGAAGCTGGGCTTAACCTGCCGTTCAACCCGACCTGCCAGCCAGAATGCGCCGGCGATACCGACGTTCCCGTGCCGGACGGTGTATCGGGCGAAGAAAACAACCTTGTCGACCCGCGTTGGGCAGATCTGGAGAAGTTCCTGTGA
- a CDS encoding alanine/glycine:cation symporter family protein, translating to MDSATSFVEGSLNGVIWSLVPWFLVAAGIYFGLRTLFVQIRMFPDMLKAVAETPKGKDREGRDLDEEYGGLSAFKAFTISAASRVGTGNIAGVALAISIGGPGAVFWMWMLALLGGATAFVESTLAQLWKTKDSDGNYHGGPAYYMTRGLGWKPLAVLFSAFLAITYGFVYNAIQTNSIAEAVSGSLGNDSVAVKTIVAGVVAALTALIIFGGVTRIASWTQVIVPFMAGAYILIGLAVLVINWREIPGMFELIVGHALGLKQVAGATVGAAFAHGMRRGLFSNEAGMGSAPNAAATATVSHPVKQGLVQALGVYFDTLLVCSITAFVVLLGPAITYGRDDIQGASLTQSALADSVGAWGAHAITFILFFLAFSSVIGNYYLAQANLQYLTDSKSALTTFRIVVLGFVIFGAFGSVPLVWALGDTMAGLLALFNIIAIVPLGGVALKLLKNYNEQRRRGEDPVFHRDMLPEVKNVEFWDGSDPVTRRSAEDRI from the coding sequence ATGGATTCAGCTACCTCATTTGTCGAGGGATCGCTCAATGGCGTGATTTGGAGCCTCGTACCGTGGTTCCTCGTTGCTGCCGGCATCTACTTCGGCTTGCGCACATTATTCGTTCAAATCCGCATGTTCCCGGACATGCTCAAAGCCGTTGCAGAAACCCCGAAGGGCAAAGACCGCGAAGGTCGAGACCTCGATGAAGAGTACGGTGGCTTGTCGGCCTTCAAGGCTTTCACCATCTCTGCCGCCTCTCGTGTCGGCACCGGCAACATCGCCGGTGTCGCACTGGCAATCTCCATCGGTGGCCCGGGTGCGGTGTTCTGGATGTGGATGCTCGCCTTGCTCGGTGGTGCGACCGCATTCGTCGAATCCACGCTGGCCCAGCTGTGGAAAACCAAGGACAGCGACGGCAACTACCACGGCGGCCCGGCGTACTACATGACCCGCGGCCTTGGATGGAAGCCACTCGCGGTGCTGTTCTCTGCCTTCCTCGCCATCACTTACGGCTTTGTGTACAACGCCATCCAAACCAACTCCATCGCTGAAGCGGTTTCCGGCTCGTTGGGCAACGACTCTGTCGCTGTGAAAACCATCGTGGCTGGTGTCGTCGCCGCACTCACCGCGCTCATCATCTTCGGTGGCGTTACCCGCATTGCATCTTGGACCCAGGTGATCGTTCCGTTCATGGCCGGTGCCTACATCTTGATTGGCCTCGCAGTGCTGGTGATCAATTGGCGCGAGATCCCAGGCATGTTCGAACTCATCGTTGGCCACGCTCTCGGCCTCAAGCAGGTTGCGGGCGCGACCGTTGGCGCAGCCTTCGCACACGGTATGCGTCGTGGTTTGTTCTCCAACGAGGCAGGCATGGGTTCGGCACCAAATGCTGCCGCGACTGCGACCGTGTCTCACCCCGTTAAGCAGGGACTTGTGCAGGCCCTCGGCGTGTACTTTGACACCCTGCTCGTGTGCTCCATCACCGCGTTTGTTGTACTGCTCGGCCCCGCAATCACCTATGGCCGCGATGACATCCAGGGTGCCTCGCTGACGCAGTCTGCACTCGCCGATTCTGTCGGCGCCTGGGGCGCACACGCCATCACATTCATCCTGTTCTTCCTGGCGTTTTCTTCCGTGATCGGTAACTACTACTTGGCGCAAGCTAATTTGCAGTACCTCACCGACTCCAAGTCCGCGTTGACCACGTTCCGCATTGTTGTTCTCGGCTTCGTCATCTTCGGTGCGTTCGGATCTGTGCCGCTCGTTTGGGCCCTCGGCGACACGATGGCCGGTCTTCTGGCGCTTTTCAACATCATCGCAATCGTTCCGCTCGGCGGGGTAGCGCTGAAGCTGCTGAAGAACTACAACGAACAGCGTCGCCGAGGAGAAGACCCTGTCTTCCACCGCGACATGCTGCCGGAAGTCAAGAACGTTGAGTTCTGGGACGGCTCCGACCCCGTCACCCGACGCAGCGCAGAGGACCGCATCTAG
- the rnc gene encoding ribonuclease III produces the protein MSRSRRKPANAEQAWEDAYGAVDHAPLLEKLGVNIERDNLKLALTHRSFANEHNQLPNNERLEFVGDAILGLTVATKLFELYPSRPESDLSPMRAAIVSRYGLSDIAREINLGQHVLIGKGEELTGGRDKESILADTTEAVLGAIYLEHGFATARDVILRLFDEKLRHATVSKKNKDWKTALQVRVAELKLPVAEYRSEATGPDHEQTFHAETLINGVVRGKGVGPNKKLAEQEAAQQALVYLRDHAAEATLGHA, from the coding sequence GTGAGCCGTTCACGCAGGAAACCCGCCAACGCCGAACAGGCATGGGAAGACGCCTATGGGGCAGTAGACCATGCGCCACTGCTGGAAAAACTGGGCGTCAACATCGAGCGCGACAATCTCAAACTTGCGCTGACTCACCGCTCGTTCGCCAACGAACACAACCAACTGCCCAACAACGAGCGACTCGAGTTCGTCGGCGACGCCATCTTAGGTCTGACCGTGGCAACTAAGCTCTTTGAGCTTTACCCGTCGCGTCCCGAGTCCGATCTTTCTCCAATGCGCGCAGCGATTGTGTCGCGTTACGGCTTGTCCGACATCGCCCGTGAGATCAACCTCGGCCAGCACGTTCTCATTGGCAAAGGTGAAGAACTGACTGGTGGGCGCGATAAAGAGTCGATTCTTGCCGACACAACAGAGGCTGTGCTCGGCGCGATATATCTCGAGCATGGATTCGCGACTGCCCGCGACGTGATCCTGCGGCTTTTTGACGAGAAACTGCGTCACGCCACGGTAAGCAAAAAGAACAAGGACTGGAAGACCGCACTGCAAGTTCGTGTGGCAGAACTGAAGCTCCCTGTTGCAGAGTATCGCTCTGAGGCGACCGGTCCGGACCACGAGCAAACCTTCCACGCCGAAACGCTGATCAACGGTGTCGTGCGAGGTAAGGGCGTGGGGCCGAACAAGAAACTCGCGGAGCAGGAAGCGGCCCAACAAGCACTGGTATACCTGCGCGACCACGCTGCCGAGGCCACCCTGGGACATGCCTGA
- a CDS encoding acylphosphatase produces the protein MAEKRMTAHVHGEVQGVGFRWWTRSRALELGLAGYAKNLADGRVEVVAEGEQGGVEKLEKLLRETPSGSGRPGRVDHVQAQYSAPKGAVGFDER, from the coding sequence ATGGCTGAGAAACGCATGACCGCCCACGTCCACGGCGAAGTCCAGGGGGTGGGGTTTCGCTGGTGGACACGCTCCCGCGCCCTCGAACTTGGGCTTGCGGGATACGCCAAGAACCTTGCAGATGGCCGCGTTGAAGTGGTTGCGGAGGGGGAGCAGGGTGGCGTCGAAAAGCTTGAAAAGCTCTTGCGGGAAACACCCTCTGGTTCGGGGCGCCCTGGGCGCGTGGACCATGTGCAAGCCCAGTACAGCGCACCGAAGGGTGCGGTAGGATTCGACGAACGTTAA
- the mutM gene encoding bifunctional DNA-formamidopyrimidine glycosylase/DNA-(apurinic or apyrimidinic site) lyase — protein MPELPEVEVVRRGLQQHIVGLTFGRVEVLHPRASRGNEVDLERVLPGRTVVDTGRRGKYLWLLLDNGAAVLVHLRMSGQMLVAKHGEVTSPHLRIRADMGTCELCFVDQRTFGFWQYTDLVDGVPRPAGHIAPDPFEDAFDVRETARAMRRKNSALKTVLLNQEIVSGIGSIYADEAMWSANLKPWRKARTMRQRDAEAVLEASRDVMARALEQGGTSFDALYVNVNGASGYFARSLNAYGQAGKPCARCGTEIARTVINGRSSYYCPVCQVL, from the coding sequence ATGCCTGAACTGCCAGAAGTTGAGGTGGTCCGCCGGGGGCTCCAACAACACATAGTCGGCCTCACGTTCGGCCGCGTCGAAGTGCTTCACCCACGTGCATCGCGTGGCAACGAAGTTGATCTTGAGCGTGTGCTGCCGGGACGTACCGTCGTGGATACGGGCCGACGGGGCAAGTACTTGTGGCTACTGCTGGACAATGGGGCAGCGGTGCTGGTGCATTTGAGGATGAGTGGACAGATGCTCGTCGCAAAGCATGGCGAAGTGACATCGCCGCATTTGCGAATTCGCGCAGACATGGGCACATGTGAGCTGTGTTTCGTCGACCAGCGCACGTTCGGATTCTGGCAATACACCGACCTCGTCGACGGGGTGCCTCGTCCTGCGGGCCATATTGCGCCGGACCCTTTCGAGGATGCATTTGATGTGCGAGAGACAGCGCGCGCGATGCGCCGGAAGAATTCGGCTCTGAAAACGGTGCTGCTCAACCAAGAAATTGTCAGTGGAATCGGCTCGATCTACGCCGATGAAGCAATGTGGTCTGCAAACCTCAAACCCTGGCGTAAAGCGCGCACCATGCGACAACGCGACGCCGAAGCAGTGCTTGAGGCATCGCGTGACGTAATGGCCCGGGCGCTCGAGCAAGGCGGAACGAGCTTCGATGCCCTCTATGTCAACGTCAACGGAGCCTCCGGATACTTCGCACGCTCTCTCAATGCATACGGTCAAGCCGGAAAACCCTGTGCGCGATGCGGAACGGAGATCGCCCGCACCGTGATCAACGGCCGTTCCAGTTATTACTGCCCGGTTTGCCAAGTGCTCTAG
- the smc gene encoding chromosome segregation protein SMC: protein MHLKSLTLKGFKSFASATTMKFEPGICAVVGPNGSGKSNVVDALAWVMGEQGAKNLRGGKMEDVIFAGAGGRKPLGRAEVTLTFDNTDKRLPIDYTDVAITRRMFRDGASEYEINGSKARLMDIQELLSDSGIGREMHIIVGQGKLSEILDSRPEERRAFIEEAAGVLKHRRRKEKAQRKLVGMQANLDRLTDLTDELGKQLKPLARQAEAAKRGAAVQAELRDAKLKLAGDQVVRLRAKLSDAARAAELLEEQVETVTAQLEEYTEAQESIEAQQQEVQPKAQEAQQVWFALSTLAERASATERIASERARSHNADVAYAGQDPEDLEARARIADERYAEAVEAAEEAAEQLETVREEVAERQEAFDEAEREHMAQVRAIADRREGVVRLLAQEESQAQAVEAAEEEIRRFDETLQETRERARQADAEVVSVEERIAAFQAERAPLDAAFARAHTESDAAEKRLEQLRAEQREHERNVATLESRIATLSEQTPKMDAAELLDGFSPLAGLLTTEAGLETALAAALGDYAEALAGDVSDETVSRLGNASRTVVVDTRGGSTWRLETDVEVDWLLDHVTLDEAVAGPVTRLLADTVVAKNVELARAVVEQDPRLRAVTHDGVLVGEGWIAAGSGHTTTVEVSARIEAARVELETARQQLSELAGTFEGAKVAAEEARVNAASARASLREHDTELEAWRRDRTRLVKQAEANKSEHERAAQRANEADARLAQRRAELEETRDRLTRVDTDVSASPEEPSSAERDAARNALNHIKSMEMEAVLAARTAQQRAEAEAGKGDALRRQAEQERQAKARHDAAMARRRAEAELAGVVEKHARDLAARIEDALARATAQRDELSAQTASLQGQLQQARQQVNATRQQLSRLTDNAHASDIARSQAQVRIDEAEANITSTLGIAVADLLDGYTPGEDFDREAEEKRLKRAEKDLRALGKVNPLALEEYKALEERYSFLSTQLDDVIQARKDLTGVIEDVDAQILQLFTDAWTDVEAEFPRVFQTLFPGGEARLVLTEPDDMLATGIEIEARPPGKRVKRLSLLSGGEKSLTALAFLVAIFRARPSPFYVLDEVEAALDDVNLRRLIALLEELRQDSQLIVITHQKPTMDVANVLYGVTMRGDGVTRVLSQRMQPAGAAPGV from the coding sequence ATGCACCTGAAATCGCTGACGCTCAAAGGATTTAAGTCCTTCGCGTCCGCGACAACCATGAAATTCGAGCCGGGCATCTGCGCCGTCGTCGGGCCGAACGGCTCGGGAAAATCCAACGTCGTCGATGCACTCGCGTGGGTGATGGGCGAGCAAGGTGCGAAAAACCTGCGTGGCGGGAAGATGGAAGACGTCATCTTCGCCGGTGCCGGCGGGCGCAAACCACTCGGACGTGCCGAAGTCACGCTTACTTTCGACAACACCGACAAACGATTGCCCATCGACTACACCGATGTAGCAATCACTCGCCGCATGTTCCGCGACGGTGCGTCCGAATACGAAATCAACGGCTCCAAAGCACGTCTCATGGACATTCAGGAGCTGCTGTCCGACTCCGGTATCGGCCGCGAAATGCACATCATTGTCGGCCAGGGCAAACTCTCCGAAATCCTTGATTCGCGCCCTGAAGAACGTCGCGCGTTTATCGAAGAAGCCGCTGGTGTACTGAAGCACCGTCGTCGTAAAGAGAAGGCACAGCGCAAACTTGTCGGCATGCAGGCGAACCTGGATCGCCTCACCGACCTCACCGACGAACTGGGCAAGCAACTCAAACCGTTGGCGCGGCAGGCAGAAGCCGCGAAGCGTGGGGCGGCGGTGCAGGCCGAACTGCGCGACGCCAAACTCAAGCTCGCAGGTGACCAAGTCGTGCGTTTGCGAGCGAAGCTTTCCGACGCCGCCCGCGCCGCCGAACTCCTCGAAGAACAGGTAGAAACCGTTACCGCGCAACTCGAGGAATACACCGAAGCGCAGGAGAGCATCGAAGCACAGCAGCAGGAAGTACAGCCCAAAGCACAAGAAGCACAGCAGGTGTGGTTTGCGCTATCGACGCTGGCGGAACGGGCGAGTGCTACGGAACGCATCGCATCGGAGCGTGCTCGGAGCCACAACGCCGATGTTGCCTATGCCGGGCAAGACCCGGAAGACCTCGAAGCACGGGCACGGATTGCCGACGAACGCTACGCGGAAGCCGTCGAAGCAGCCGAAGAAGCAGCAGAACAGCTGGAAACGGTACGAGAAGAAGTCGCGGAACGACAGGAAGCTTTCGATGAAGCTGAGCGCGAACACATGGCGCAGGTGCGTGCGATCGCGGACCGTCGCGAAGGCGTAGTGCGACTGCTTGCTCAAGAAGAATCGCAGGCGCAAGCGGTTGAAGCTGCTGAGGAGGAGATTCGGCGTTTCGACGAGACGCTTCAAGAAACCCGTGAACGTGCACGCCAAGCTGACGCTGAGGTTGTGTCCGTTGAGGAACGCATCGCGGCGTTTCAGGCGGAACGCGCTCCACTCGACGCCGCATTCGCCCGCGCCCACACCGAATCTGACGCTGCAGAGAAGCGCCTAGAGCAACTTCGTGCTGAGCAGCGCGAACACGAACGCAACGTAGCAACGCTTGAATCGCGCATTGCAACGCTGTCTGAGCAGACGCCGAAAATGGATGCCGCCGAATTGCTCGACGGTTTCTCACCGCTAGCGGGTTTGCTGACTACAGAGGCAGGTTTGGAAACGGCGCTTGCGGCGGCCCTCGGCGACTATGCCGAAGCGCTCGCAGGTGATGTGTCCGACGAGACGGTGTCGCGGTTGGGGAATGCGAGTCGTACGGTGGTCGTCGATACACGAGGCGGCTCCACATGGCGCCTGGAGACCGACGTTGAGGTGGACTGGCTGCTCGACCACGTCACGCTGGACGAAGCAGTGGCTGGTCCGGTGACACGTTTGCTCGCTGACACTGTGGTCGCAAAAAATGTTGAGCTGGCTCGTGCCGTCGTCGAACAAGACCCGAGATTACGAGCCGTCACACACGACGGCGTACTTGTCGGCGAAGGCTGGATCGCAGCCGGCTCCGGGCATACAACCACGGTTGAAGTCTCCGCCCGCATCGAGGCTGCTCGCGTGGAACTTGAAACGGCCCGCCAACAACTCAGCGAACTCGCAGGCACGTTTGAAGGTGCGAAGGTTGCGGCGGAAGAAGCCCGAGTCAACGCCGCGTCGGCGCGTGCGTCTCTTCGAGAACACGACACCGAACTCGAAGCCTGGCGACGCGATCGCACCCGCCTGGTCAAGCAAGCTGAAGCGAACAAGTCGGAGCACGAACGAGCTGCGCAGCGCGCCAACGAAGCTGACGCACGGCTTGCGCAACGCCGCGCCGAACTGGAAGAAACTCGCGACCGTCTCACCCGAGTGGACACGGATGTATCCGCCTCACCCGAGGAGCCGTCATCTGCCGAACGCGACGCTGCCCGAAACGCGCTAAACCACATCAAATCCATGGAAATGGAGGCCGTTCTCGCCGCGCGTACTGCACAACAGCGGGCAGAGGCGGAAGCGGGCAAGGGAGACGCGCTACGCCGCCAAGCCGAGCAAGAACGTCAGGCGAAAGCCCGCCATGACGCTGCGATGGCAAGGCGTCGAGCAGAGGCGGAGCTAGCGGGGGTCGTCGAGAAGCACGCGCGCGACCTTGCCGCCCGAATCGAGGACGCGTTGGCACGCGCGACGGCGCAACGCGATGAGCTCTCCGCCCAGACCGCAAGCCTGCAGGGGCAGTTGCAGCAAGCTCGTCAGCAGGTCAATGCCACGCGCCAACAATTGTCTCGATTGACCGACAACGCACACGCATCCGATATTGCCCGCTCGCAAGCACAGGTGCGTATCGACGAAGCCGAAGCCAACATCACCTCCACCCTGGGCATCGCCGTAGCCGATCTGCTTGATGGGTACACCCCAGGTGAGGACTTTGACCGCGAAGCAGAAGAGAAACGTCTCAAGCGGGCAGAAAAGGATCTGCGCGCGCTGGGTAAGGTCAACCCGCTGGCATTGGAGGAATACAAGGCGTTGGAGGAGCGGTATTCGTTTCTTTCTACGCAGCTTGATGATGTTATTCAGGCGCGCAAAGACCTCACTGGTGTGATCGAGGACGTTGACGCACAGATCTTGCAGTTGTTCACCGATGCCTGGACGGATGTGGAGGCCGAGTTCCCGCGAGTGTTCCAGACGCTCTTCCCGGGTGGTGAGGCGCGCTTGGTGCTCACCGAGCCAGACGACATGTTGGCCACCGGCATTGAAATTGAGGCCCGGCCACCGGGGAAGCGTGTCAAGCGGCTTTCGCTGCTTTCCGGTGGTGAAAAATCGCTGACAGCCTTGGCGTTTCTGGTCGCTATCTTCCGTGCGCGTCCAAGTCCGTTTTATGTGCTCGACGAAGTTGAGGCGGCGCTCGACGACGTCAACCTGCGCCGGCTCATTGCCCTTCTGGAGGAACTCCGTCAGGATTCGCAGCTCATTGTGATCACGCACCAGAAGCCAACGATGGATGTTGCGAACGTGCTTTATGGCGTGACTATGCGTGGCGATGGCGTCACTCGAGTGCTGTCTCAACGCATGCAACCTGCCGGTGCAGCGCCTGGGGTGTAG